Proteins from a genomic interval of Lycium ferocissimum isolate CSIRO_LF1 chromosome 2, AGI_CSIRO_Lferr_CH_V1, whole genome shotgun sequence:
- the LOC132045688 gene encoding COP1-interacting protein 7: MDSNTLLDYALFQLTPTRTRCDLVVFSGSKSEKLASGLVEPFISHLKFAKDLIPKGGYSITMRPPSTHAYWFTKATFLRFVRFVSTPEILERFMRLEHEISQIESSIQSNECSNGNSEEGSSPANSESTRKSNDSFKAKSEVEEANNAAPKENSKIHLQRHLDTRKALLRKEQAMAYARAAVAGFEIDQLDDLLQFANSFGALRLRDACIEFKELYKQKHTDGQWMDEVAAMKACSPADLSYLGNQGVILAYDNSGSLDSSDSNSNRVRDENLPASEPSMSAKAQMQMPWQNQMPPYMYNFHGPAQQMPFAGMHPLQYYPPHMQWPQSVNGSTNGHVRDSHKRSKKKEKSNLKEHDSSEDDEQTESSASDSGTDSDEFRKHEKKHSSHAKKHKKKSSKTVVIRNINYITSKRKNEENDGSSYDSSSADSHLLDEDSIKEQVDDAVAVLEKRRSSKGHRIKNRGHQDLDVENESNGYSNTEGMSPKLSEKPKGNDAWGAFQNILMSREESAMNGASDQLPLNFQDEGCGIKSSEKVRRDHPVTDDSLLMSNHEETGTKVSMVDFANGEDMRPSLKKGVSDDVHLLFSHKEPSGGNTLGTLSDFGTESSAIRNSTGEDWFVVNHSGSSETQETKRIIFDNDNSMSIQKSSSHTESKKTAPIDDSFMVQSLPSFNDHYDSQWKTDISMDADLAATENAEKPKLSTFGASQPDDLCVVLARETSLDPVEESWQDFEIEASFGEVDKKSSAVEANTSPTEENVPVKGKKSTSKKDGLAKTGKDVRSKVSPGPLSRSRIDALAKSKKMSPPTKLTTQKSKLDREEEMRKRMEELVIERQKRIAERSAAKGSSPVASKKGPAGKTASSKISPSSKVHTFPVQVRH, translated from the exons ATGGATTCCAACACCCTTCTTGATTATGCTTTGTTTCAGCTCACCCCAACTAGAACaag ATGTGATCTTGTGGTGTTTTCTGGGAGTAAAAGTGAGAAACTGGCATCTGGGTTGGTGGAACCCTTCATTTCTCACTTGAAATTTGCTAAAGATCTGATTCCAAAAGGTGGGTATTCAATCACTATGAGGCCACCTTCAACTCATGCTTATTGGTTCACTAAAGCCACATTCCTAAG ATTCGTACGCTTTGTAAGTACACCTGAAATTCTTGAGAGGTTTATGCGGTTGGAACACGAGATTTCACAGATCGAGAGTTCCATTCAATCCAATGAATGCTCCAACGGCAATTCAGAGGAAG GAAGCTCACCAGCTAATAGTGAGAGCACCAGGAAATCAAATGATTCGTTCAAG GCAAAATCTGAAGTTGAAGAAGCTAATAATGCTGCACCGAAAGAAAACTCCAA GATTCACCTTCAGCGTCACCTGGATACCCGAAAAGCATTACTTCGGAAAGAGCAGGCCATGGCTTATGCACGTGCAGCAGTTGCAGGCTTTGAGATAGACCAATTGGATGATCTCTTACAGTTTGCTAATTCTTTTGGTGCCTTACGTCTTAG GGATGCATGCATTGAGTTCAAGGAACTTTACAAGCAAAAGCACACAGATGGCCAATGGATGGATGAGGTGGCTGCAATGAAGGCATGTTCCCCAGCGGATCTATCGTACTTGGGAAATCAAGGTGTTATTCTTGCATATGACAATAGTGGCTCTTTGGATAGTTCTGACTCAAATTCAAATCGTGTCAGAG ATGAGAATCTTCCTGCATCAGAGCCTTCCATGTCAGCAAAAGCTCAGATGCAGATGCCATGGCAGAACCAGATGCCTCCATATATGTACAACTTTCATGGTCCAGCTCAACAGATGCCTTTTGCCGGCATGCATCCTTTACAATATTATCCACCACATATGCAGTGGCCACAAAGTGTAAATGGCTCAACAAATGGTCATGTTAGAGACTCTCACAAACGAtcaaagaagaaggagaaatccAATCTGAAAGAACATGACAGTTCAGAAGATGATGAACAAACTGAGTCGAGTGCCTCTGATTCCGGAACTGATTCAGATGAATTTAGGAAGCATGAGAAAAAGCATTCTTCACATGCTAAAAAGCACAAGAAGAAATCCTCAAAAACAGTTGTTATCCGCAACATCAATTATATCACTTCCAAGAGAAAGAATGAGGAAAATGATGGATCTTCTTATGATTCTTCTTCAGCTGATTCTCATTTACTTGATGAAGATTCTATCAAAGAGCAGGTAGATGATGCTGTTGCAGTACTGGAGAAACGTCGCAGCTCAAAAGGACATAGGATCAAGAATAGAGGACATCAGGATCTTGATGTAGAGAACGAATCAAATGGCTATAGCAACACGGAGGGCATGTCACCAAAGTTATCTGAGAAACCAAAAGGAAATGACGCATGGGGCGCATTCCAGAATATCCTGATGAGTCGTGAGGAGTCAGCTATGAATGGAGCAAGTGACCAACTACCTTTGAACTTCCAGGATGAAGGTTGTGGGATAAAAAGTTCTGAGAAGGTCAGACGAGACCATCCAGTAACTGATGATTCTCTTCTCATGAGCAATCATGAAGAAACTGGCACAAAAGTTAGCATGGTAGATTTTGCCAATGGTGAGGATATGCGGCCAAGTTTGAAGAAAGGAGTTTCTGATGATGTGCATCTTTTATTTTCGCACAAAGAACCATCAGGAGGCAATACTTTGGGAACTCTATCTGATTTTGGTACTGAATCCTCTGCTATTAGAAACAGTACTGGGGAAGATTGGTTTGTTGTCAACCACTCAGGCAGTTCAGAAACGCAAGAGACGAAGCGAATAATATTCGACAATGACAATAGCATGTCAATTCAGAAAAGTTCATCTCACACCGAAAGTAAAAAAACAGCTCCAATTGATGATTCTTTCATGGTACAATCTCTACCATCTTTTAATGATCATTATGACTCTCAGTGGAAAACAGACATTAGCATGGATGCAGACTTGGCTGCCACAGAAAATGCTGAAAAGCCCAAGCTTAGTACGTTTGGGGCCAGTCAACCTGATGACCTTTGTGTGGTGCTTGCAAGAGAAACAAGTTTGGATCCTGTTGAGGAATCTTGGCAAGATTTTGAGATTGAAGCTTCTTTCGGTGAAGTTGATAAAAAATCTTCTGCAGTTGAGGCAAATACTAGTCCTACTGAAGAAAATGTTCCTGTGAAAGGTAAAAAAAGCACAAGCAAGAAGGACGGTCTTGCAAAGACCGGGAAAGATGTGAGGTCTAAAGTCTCCCCGGGACCCCTGTCAAGGAGCAGGATTGATGCTTTAGCAAAGAGCAAGAAGATGTCTCCTCCTACCAAGCTGACAACCCAGAAGAGCAAATTAGATCGG GAGGAAGAAATGCGCAAGAGAATGGAAGAATTGGTGATCGAGAGGCAAAAAAGGATTGCAGAAAGATCTGCAGCTAAAGGTTCGTCCCCAGTAGCTTCCAAGAAAGGGCCAGCAGGAAAAACAGCTTCCTCAAAGATATCACCTTCATCCAAAGTTCACACATTTCCAGTGCAGGTCAGGCATTAA
- the LOC132047767 gene encoding probable 2' cyclic ADP-D-ribose synthase BdTIR has protein sequence MQRSIPSSSSSAKNVCNQILRLGRQLEPVKNRAPCDVFINHRGIDTKRNVAGLLYEHIRNNLGLRPFLDSKNMKPGDKLFDKIDPAIRHCKIGMAIFSPQYCDSYFCLHELSLMMESKKRIIPVFCDVKPSELAVKDLNINFPNKDLEKFNLALEEAKYTVGLTFDTLKGDWSDFLVKASDAIMKNLYEVEREKFIHRKKYVVREQMLHSY, from the exons ATGCAACGTTCAATaccatcttcttcctcttcagCCAAAAATGTGTGCAACCAAATTCTCCGGTTAGGACGACAATTGGAACCGGTGAAAAATCGGGCTCCATGCGACGTGTTCATTAACCACAGGGGAATCGACACGAAGAGAAATGTTGCAGGCTTGCTATACGAACATATTAGAAATAATCTTGGGCTTAGGCCATTTTTGGACAGCAAGAACATGAAGCCTGGTGACAAATTGTTCGATAAAATCGACCCTGCGATCCGCCATTGCAAGATTGGGATGGCTATTTTTTCACCTCAGTATTGTGATTCTTATTTTTGCTTGCATGAGTTGTCTCTGATGATGGAATCGAAGAAGAGGATTATACCAGTTTTTTGTGATGTAAAGCCTTCTGAGCTTGCTGTAAAGGACTtgaatattaattttccaaataagGATTTGGAGAAATTTAACTTGGCTCTTGAGGAGGCAAAATACACGGTTGGGCTCACATTCGATACCTTAAAAGG GGACTGGTCGGATTTCCTGGTGAAAGCTTCGGATGCAATAATGAAGAACTTGTACGAGGTAGAAAGAGAGAAGTTCATCCacagaaagaaatatgttgttcGAGAACAAATGTTGCACAGCTATTGA
- the LOC132047768 gene encoding uncharacterized protein LOC132047768, with protein sequence MARTTITIKWEPPDHTPLKLNTDGACQGNPGVGGIGGVFRDKSGNWVLGYMKGLPHTTNNLAELTAIMQGLRLEHNLKPLEINTDSTEVIKMINEGHLPYSSIISYCRCLMRELGCPVVKHNYREQNKVADLLAKEGGKQQLSEGMDILAVPPMFVRQVFEADRVRIAFNRNILLRNTYKGAQIRQSNGSNAINSFVSSVDIM encoded by the coding sequence ATGGCCAGAACCACCATCACCATTAAGTGGGAACCTCCAGACCATACTCCTCTTAAGCTCAATACTGATGGAGCATGCCAAGGAAACCCAGGAGTAGGAGGCATAGGAGGAGTCTTTAGAGATAAAAGTGGAAACTGGGTTTTAGGCTATATGAAAGGACTTCCACATACCACTAATAATCTTGCTGAACTAACGGCTATCATGCAGGGACTCAGATTGGAACATAATCTAAAGCCTTTAGAGATCAACACTGATTCAACTGAAGTAATTAAAATGATAAATGAAGGACACTTGCCTTATAGCTCTATAATTTCTTATTGCAGATGCTTGATGAGAGAGCTGGGATGTCCGGTGGTAAAGCATAACTATCGAGAGCAGAACAAGGTGGCAGACCTGTTAGCCAAGGAGGGGGGAAAGCAGCAGCTTTCTGAAGGGATGGATATCCTGGCAGTTCCGCCAATGTTTGTTAGGCAAGTTTTTGAAGCAGACAGGGTGAGAATTGCCTTTAACCGTAATATTTTGTTACGTAACACCTATAAAGGTGCTCAAATCAGACAATCTAATGGCTCCAATGCCATTAACTCTTTTGTATCCTCTGTAGATATAATGTAA